One window of Populus nigra chromosome 5, ddPopNigr1.1, whole genome shotgun sequence genomic DNA carries:
- the LOC133695235 gene encoding superoxide dismutase [Cu-Zn] 2 translates to MVKAVAVLNSSEGVSGTIFFTQEGDGPTTVTGNLSGLKPGLHGFHVHALGDTTNGCMSTGPHFNPVGKEHGAPEDENRHAGDLGNVTVGDDGTATFTIVDKQIPLAGPHSIIGRAVVVHGDPDDLGKGGHELSKSTGNAGGRVACGIIGLQG, encoded by the exons ATGGTGAAGGCTGTAGCTGTTCTTAATAGCAGTGAAGGTGTCAGCGGCACCATCTTCTTTACCCAAGAAGGAGATG GCCCAACTACCGTAACTGGAAACCTTTCTGGTCTTAAGCCAGGCCTTCATGGCTTCCACGTCCATGCCCTTGGAGACACCACAAATGGCTGCATGTCAACTG GACCACATTTTAATCCTGTAGGCAAGGAGCATGGTGCCCCTGAGGATGAGAATCGTCATGCTGGTGATCTGGGAAATGTCACTGTTGGTGATGATG GCACTGCTACGTTCACAATCGTTGACAAACAGATTCCTCTTGCTGGACCACATTCCATTATTGGAAGGGCTGTTGTTGTTCATGGAGATCCTGATGATCTTGGCAAGG gAGGACATGAACTCAGCAAATCCACCGGTAATGCTGGTGGCAGAGTTGCATGCG GTATTATTGGTCTGCAAGGTTGA